The genomic stretch GTCTCTGGACGTATCACCAAGGGGAACGAAGGTGAGGTAAAAACCCACCATTTTATACGTTCTGATCTCCTAACATCCGAAAGCGATGCCAACGAACTGATGATTAAAAAATCGCAGATGTTTATCGACCAAATGAAAGACGACATATTTAGTTAAAAATATCTCAGGATTTGATTCCAGTCATCTTTGCTAGAGCCATTAGTGTTTATGCTGATGGCTCTTTTTGTTTTTGACACAAAAGTGCAATCTATGTGGTTGTAAAATAACCGATAATTTTAGGTCTGGTTGGACCTCTGTCTTGTTAGTGCATCATTGTTTTATCTCATGAAGTGCGTAAAGTTCATTCATTACGTGGGGTTATATGTAATGAAATTTTGTATTTTAACTACAAAATGCTTGAAGTCGCATTCTGTGTCCGATACAAAAAGATGAGTAACAAGACCAATAGTCAAGGAATAGCTATGCAAGTTGGTGTACCAAGAGAACGACTCGCGGGAGAAACGCGGGTTGCTGCATCGCCCAGTTCGGTTGAGCAGCTAATAAAATTAGGTTTCGATGTTGTCGTCGAAACGCAAGCGGGGGCTCTGGCGAGCTTCGATGATGCAGCTTACGCAGCGGCTGGTGCGAAGTTGGTGTCGTCTGAAGAAGCCTGGAATTCAGAGCTGGTCTTGAAAGTCAATGCGCCGATCGTTGACAGTGAAAATGGCATCGATGAGATCGGATTGTTGCAAGAAGGTGCGACCTTAGTCAGTTTCATTTGGCCAGCGCAAAACTCTCAGTTGATGGAGCAACTATCGAGTAAAAAAATCAACGTATTAGCTATGGATGCAGTGCCTCGAATTTCGCGCGCTCAAGCGCTTGATGCGCTCTCATCCATGGCGAATATTGCAGGTTATCGTGCGGTTATCGAAGCAGCGCATGAATTTGGGCGTTTTTTCACGGGGCAGATTACGGCTGCAGGTAAGGTGCCGCCAGCAAAAGTGTTTGTGGCAGGCGCAGGGGTTGCGGGTTTGGCGGCCATCGGCGCGGCAGGTAGCCTTGGTGCAATCGTACGTGCATTTGACGTTCGCCCTGAAGTGAAAGAACAAGTTGAATCCATGGGCGCACAATTTCTTTCGGTCGATTACCAAGAAACCGCAGGCAGCGGTGATGGTTACGCCAAAGAGATGTCAGATGATTTTAACAAAAAGGCCGCTGAGTTGTATGCAGCTCAGGCAAAAGATGTCGATATCATCATTACAACGGCATTGATTCCAGGCAAGCCTGCTCCTAAGTTGATCACCAAAGAGATGGTTGACAGCATGAAGCCTGGCAGTGTTATCGTAGACTTAGCCGCCGCGAATGGCGGGAACTGCGAATACACGGTAGCCAATCAAGTTTTTACTACCGAAAATGGGGTAAAAGTCATTGGTTACACCGACATGGTTGGAAGACTACCGACTCAATCCTCTCAGTTATACGCAACCAATTTAGTAAACCTTTTTAAGCTGCTGTGCAAAGAGAAAGATGGCACGATTAACATCGACTTTGAAGACGTTGTGCTTCGCGGCGTAACCGTCATTAAAGATGGTGAAGTCACTTGGCCAGCACCGCCAATTCAAGTCTCTGCCCAGCCCCAATCCCAGCCGAAAGTGGCTGCCAAAGCAGAGAAAAAAGCCGAAGAACCCGTTTCTCCGGTGAAAAAACTGCTTGGCCTTGCTGCCGCTGTTGGCACATTCGCTTGGATTGCGTCTGTGGCTCCTGCTGCCTTCTTGTCTCACTTTACTGTGTTTATTTTGGCTTGTGTGGTGGGTTACTACGTCGTTTGGAACGTGACTCATGCGTTACACACACCATTGATGTCTGTCACGAACGCCATTTCGGGCATTATTGTAGTTGGTGCGCTTTTGCAGATAGGTCAAGGAAACGGAGCCGTTACCTTCTTGGCATTTATTGCCGTATTAATTGCGAGTATTAACATCTTTGGTGGCTTTACGGTAACCAAGCGTATGCTCGAAATGTTCCGCAAAGATAAATAATAGGGAGTCATCAATGTCTGCAGGATTAGTACAGGCGGCATACATCGTTGCTGCTCTATTTTTCATCTTAAGTTTGGCGGGATTATCCAAACAGGAATCGGCTCGTGCAGGGAACTATTACGGGATCGCGGGGATGTCGATTGCCTTAATCGCGACCGTTTTTAGCCCGAGTGCGCAAGGCTTTGCGTGGGTAATTCTTGCCATGGTGATCGGCGGTGGTATTGGTATCCACTTTGCGAAAAAAGTTGAGATGACTGAGATGCCGGAACTGGTTGCGATTTTGCACAGCTTCGTGGGTATGGCGGCCGTGTTGGTTGGCTACAACAGCTTTATCGCGCCACCACAACCGGTTTCTGTCGATGTCGCAGGAATGCACGCTGAACATGTCATTCATTTAGTCGAAGTTTTCCTTGGTGTGTTTATCGGGGCGGTAACCTTTACTGGTTCGATCGTTGCGTTTGGTAAGCTACGCGGGGTGATCTCTTCATCGCCGCTAAACTTGCCGCATAAGCACAAAATGAACTTAGCAGCGATCGTCGTTTCAACTCTACTCATGCTCTACTTCGTGAAAACCGACGGAAGCATGTTTGCGCTCATTGTGATGACGTTGATCGCGTTTGCATTTGGTTACCACTTAGTGGCGTCTATCGGTGGCGCAGATATGCCAGTGGTGGTTTCGATGCTCAACTCCTACTCAGGTTGGGCAGCGGCAGCAGCAGGCTTTATGCTGGCAAACGATTTGCTGATTGTCACGGGCGCGCTTGTTGGTTCTTCTGGTGCCATTCTGTCTTACATCATGTGTAAAGCAATGAACCGCTCTTTTACCAGTGTTATTGCCGGCGGTTTTGGTCAGGAAGTCGTTATTTCGTCAGATCAAGAATATGGTGAACACCGTGAGGTCAGCGCAGAAGACGTGGCTGAAATGCTGAAAAACTCAACCTCTGTCATCATTACACCAGGGTATGGTATGGCTGTTGCGCAAGCTCAATATCCCGTACATGAAATCACTGAGAAACTACGAGCTCAAGGCATTAATGTCAGATTTGGTATTCACCCAGTCGCGGGCCGTTTACCTGGCCACATGAACGTTTTGCTTGCAGAAGCGAAAGTGCCTTACGATATCGTACTTGAGATGGACGAAATTAATGAAGACTTCTCAGAAACCGATACCGTTTTGGTCATTGGTGCAAACGACACGGTTAACCCTGCCGCACTGGAAGACCCAAATAGCCCGATAGCGGGAATGCCCGTGCTAGAGGTATGGCACGCGAAGAACGTTATTGTGTTCAAGCGTTCAATGAACACGGGGTACGCAGGTGTTCAAAACCCTTTGTTCTATAAAGAAAATACGTCGATGCTATTTGGTGATGCAAAGGAGAGTGTCGACGCCATTTCTAAAGCGCTTTAAGCGGCACTGATACAACTCTCAAATCTCAAAGGTCGGTGAAAACCGACCTTTTTTATAACAAACGAGAACCTCTGCGCGAAATACCAAGCCATGAAAATGTCTATTTTTGTGAATATGTTGTATATTGGGGCCAGATTTCACTGTACTTAATCGTTAATTTTGTTCAAAAAGCGACTTTTCTCACTCATCATTAATCTTCTAATCCTGCCGCAAATTGCGTTGGCAGATTCGTTGCCAGAGCGCATAGACCGCTTTACCGAATTATTCGACTACCATAGTGCAGTTAAAAGCTATGACATCCGCGATATGCAGTCGACTTTCCCTACGCGCTTACTTTCTCCCGAATCCATGCAGCCACAAACGGCGAGCTACCCACTTAAAGATATACAACAGCTTTATCAACTGTCTAAAACCTGCAACGGAAAATTGCCTCTCAGTCCATTGATCACCGAGCCCTTAGTATTTACACGTGCGATGTGTAAAGGCTCTAAATTGACCTCTCGCTGGTTCTCACGTTCCGCGCTGATTCATCCCGGTGGTGGTACTTATGCGGCAAGATACGTCGAGAAATACCCAGAAGAAAAAGAAACGCTCAAGAAATACATGCATATCCAGGAGCGAGAGGAAGATCAAGGCGATGAATTGCTTACCAGCCTGAAATCAATGGATGAAGAAACCATAAATGCATTGATTTCGGGGGCAAACATGTTCCTTGAGAAAGATAACCTGTGGCTTCGTCGTGGCGATTACTACTATATTTTTGAGCAAGAGATTTGGTCAGCGAATGTTGAAAAAGCTGGTTTATCACTAACTTTGGCGTCCGATGCCGGAAGCTGCTTCGTCCAAAGAGGCAACATCTGCTGGAATCTAGAAGATCATTCGCAAGTGTTGCGCATATCAATGATCGTCCTCGTGATTGCCAACATCATGCTCGTAGCGGGTTGGGCGGTTTATCGTTGGAACAGTAAACGACAAGAGATGAAAAGTCGTATGCTGGTGCTACAAATTCTCACGCATGAACTTCGCACTCCGATTGCTAGTCTATCATTAACGGTCGAAGGGTTTCGCCGAGAATTTGAGCACTTACCGGAAACCGTTTATGATGAGTTTCGAAGGTTGTGCGAAGATACCCGCCGATTAAGGCAACTCGCAGAAGCAAGTAAAGATTATCTTCAGTCAGACAATCAGCCTTTAGCAACGGAATGGATACCTTCTGTCGAAGAGTGGCTAATGTTTAAACTGGAAGACCAGTTTCCCGAAAGTGTACAACTTTGCATTGATCGTGATGTAGCAGCAAAAATTAATGTTTATTGGTTGGGAACTTGTGTTGACAATCTTATTCGAAATGCAGTGAAGTATGGTGTTGCGCCTGTCGTTTTGAACGTAAGCACCAGTGACAGTAAATTAATAATTGAAGTGAAAGACAATGGCGTACTGACCAGTAAAGACTGGACGCATTTACGTAAGCCATTTGTCAGTAAAAGTGGTTTAGGGCTTGGCCTAACCATTGTTGAATCTATGGTTGGACGAATGGGAGGAAAAATGAAACTCATTGGTCCACCAACTACGTTTATTTTGGAGATACCTTGTGAAACAGACGTTGCTACTCGTTGAAGACGATAAAAATCTGGCAGATGGCCTATTGGTGAGCTTGGAGCAGGCAGGTTACGAGTGTTTGCACGCCGAAAGTATTTCTGAAGTGGAGCCGCTTTGGCAAAAAGCCGACTTGGTTATACTGGATAGACAATTGCCAGATGGTGATTCAGTCTCGCATCTTCCTGAGTGGAAGAAATCAAAGAATATACCGGTAATTCTGCTAACAGCTTTGGTCACCGTAAAGGACAAAGTGGCCGGACTGGATTCAGGCGCAAATGACTACTTGACAAAACCCTTCGCAGAAGCTGAATTATTCGCCAGAATCCGCGCGCAGTTGCGTTCCCCTGAAACATCAGAGCAGCTCAATATTGACCAAGTGGTGACAGAAAATCTGGTCATCGATAAATCAACCCGAGAAGTCTTTTTTAAAGGTGAGCAAATTACATTAACGAGAACCGAATTTGATCTATTGCTGTTTTTAGCGAGCAACTTGGGACGAGTATTCACTCGAGATGAGTTGCTTGACCATGTATGGGGTTATAACCATTTCCCAACTACGCGTACAGTAGACACCCATGTACTGCAACTACGCCAAAAGCTTCCTGGACTCGAAATTGAAACGCTGCGTGGCGTGGGTTATAAGATGAAAGGCTAATGCGCAGTCTCGTCCTTACTTCATTCGTTGCATCTCTCTTCGTTCAACCAGTCTACGGGGTAGACTGGTTTGAGAAGAATACGCCACTAACTCAAGCCCACAAACATCTTCTGGAAGATGATCTATCCGGCATGTTTGATTCGTTTGTCGAAGTCTGGCAATCATCACCGAATGATACCTTGAAATCGCACCTTAATGAGCTGCTGATATTATCTTTAGAGCGCGATTGTGGAAAATCACTCACCAAGAAAAAGCTGCCTGTATGGGTAAGCGGCGTCAATATCATCCGACAAACCATCCAAAGTCCCGGTAGGGATACTCACCGACTTGTTATTGATGTGAGATCAACGCGTTCTCTTAGTAATGTGAGTATTACACGCTGGATAGACCGCTCCGTTTCGGCAGATAGCCTATTTAATGAAGTCTCTGGTGACGGTGTCACGATTAGAGAAAACGAAAAACGTTACCAAAAGCGCTACAATTTATCAGGAAAACTGGAATCTGGACTCTATCGCCTTCTTATCGAAGCAGAAGATGGTAGTGATTGGAGTGGCTGGATAATTCTTGGAGAGCCCACAGCTCCTCAATATGTCCGTTGGGCATCGAAAGAGAATTGGAAGGTGGAAAAGCGTGCATTGATGAATCCATATTGTCCACTGCCAGAGATGAATGTAGGGTTATATGACTTCGTCAATGGACAATACGAACGGGTATGGAATAAGACCTATGAGTCTGACTATCCAGAAAGCCTTGAGCTTGAGGGCATTCCAAATGAGCGTTATGTCCTTGCCGTTAGCCTTAACACAAAACGTTGGCAAGGGGACATTATCGTTGAACAATCCCAGACCATCAGCCGTACCTACGATATTACGCAAGAATAAACGGCTAAATAAATCTTCTTCACTGCCGATACAAAACAAAAAGAAATCTCAGGATTATTTATCATGAAGATGAAAAACCGATATCTCGCAGCGGCCATCGCCACACTATGTGGTTCATCTGTCGCCAATGCCGCTAATTATGCTATTGAAGCACGAAGTGATGCGATGGGTGGTGTAGGGACGGTATCTGCCACTTATCTTACCGCTCCTTTCTTTAACCCAGCACTCACTGCCGTTTATCGCAGAAACGATGATGCAGGAATGATCATTCCAAGTTTTGGTATTAGCTACAATGATCCCGACAAACTGGTCGATCAAATTAAAGATCTTGGCGATCTTATTGCTGCTAGTGATCCTGGCGTCGTCGACGCGTTGAATAATATCAATGGTGATCAGCTCGACCTTGAAATCGGTGGTGTTGTCGCTTTTGGTATTCCAAATAAGTTTCTTTCTGCCACCATCTACGGTAAGGCCTACACAGAATCTTTCGTGACACCAACAATTGCGCCTGGGCCGGATCCAGATAACAGCTACGTACAAGCCGTATCTGTCGCGGTGACAGAAGTTGGCGTATCGCTTGGTAAATATCAGACTTTTCTCAACCAACATATGGCGTTTGGCGTAACGCCAAAGCTACAGCGAGTTTATACCTACTCCTACGCATCCACGTTTAGTGGCTATGATTCTGGAGATCTGCGCGAAAACGAAACTGCGGAAACCATGTTTAATCTTGATGCAGGAGCGCTCTGGTTTTACGGACCATTTAGAATCGGAGTGGCAGCGAAAAATCTTGTAGGTCGAGATATAAAAACCAAAGAATACACATTCGGTGGGACAAGTCCAGCCACCACAATTACCTCATATGATTATAGTATGAGGCCACTTTATACTGTCGGAGCAGGGATCGTCTCCGATTACTTCACACTGAGTGTGGATTACGATCTCAATGAAGAGAAGAAGTTCTCCGCTTTTGATGACAACACACAGATGCTTAGAGCGGGCATTGAAGTCGATCTGCTGCGGCAACTGCAGCTAAGGGGAGGCTACATGAAGAATATGGCCCGAGATACTGACGACACGATTACCGCAGGTATTGGCATATCCCCACTAAATCTGTTCGAACTGGATATTTCTGCCCGCTACACCAATGAAAATGCAATGGGTGCATCCATTAATTTCCTTGCGACCTACTAATCATCTCGCTATAGTCGGCTCCAAAGTAAAGGAGCCGAATTTTTATGTTTGATGATTTGCAACCGTTATCACATCAAGAACAGCAAAAAGCTGTAGAGAGAATCCAGAAACTTATGTCCGAGGGAATGAGTACAGCCCAAGCAATAAAAATCGTTGCAGAGCAGATTAGGGCAGAGTACAAGTCTAACGACAAAGCAACTCACTAGGTACAACCCCACAATAAAGCCGAAGTCAAAAAAGCAGAGCCAAAGCGCTCTGCTTTTTTTTTGCAAATAAATAACTCAAACACAGATCAATAGGTAAAGCCTATCTTTTTTGCCCTCTGAACTTTTGTCATAAAAGACCTTTGTATTGATGTTAAAATCAACGAAATCAATATGATATAACAGACATTAATACCAAAGCGACACCCTGTAATAAATTTTATGTAATTAAGTTACATAATGAAATAGTAGGAAGGCTATCCCACGACATATTGCTCTGATTAAAAATAAAAGTGACAACGTAATCACTTACGCTTCCTTGTTGCATAAGCCGTGCTCACTCTATAAGTGGTATTACTCATGGGGCTATTGCCACAGTTCGGACAAGGTCTTTGTCGGTTCACCTTGTGCAATCAGTTTCCCTTCACCTACACGATCCACGGTTGAAGGGGTAGCGCACATGGCCTCTGACCGGGTTAGGGTGATTACTCATGCTCACCTCCGTTGACGTCTTGCACTTGGCTCAGTTCAGAAAGGTTTGTTTGGATGTGTTCGCGGTATTTGCTGCGCGCTACGTTGTTGAGTTTGGCGAGTTGTTCCAGTTGCGCGAAGAAATTCGACGGTAAGCCCAACGCCTCGGGGGAAAGGTTTTCACTGAACAGCGCTTTAGTGGCTTTGAACATCACGTCTTTCATGTCCATCGCTTTGAAGCGTTCTATTTCAGCGCTAACGTTGTCTTTGTCTGTGAGTTGATCGGCTGCATCGAGCGCCTCCAATGCGCGCTGACATCCAGTGATAGAGAGTTTATTCATATTTCCTGCCGCCCGACGGTAAGGTTATTGAGTAAGCAGCTCGGTGTATACGGCATCGTTTGCCGCATCGAGTTGGGTTAATTTGGTTTTGTTGGCAATCATCGCTGAACGCTCCAAGAATCAGCGTGCAATTGGCGCATTTGAGAGGCTAACAGAGAACCAAAAAATAGCATGAAATGGCAGGCAAAAATAAAATGTAACGCATTGATTTAATAGCATTAGTTACCTTTCTTTTTGTCTATATTGGTGCGCATTATGTGCAGGTTATGTAAAATACCTAATCTACTAATAATTATATTATTATTAGCGGATTAACGACCTATTAAGCACCTCGAAATTTTTCAATTTGTTATAAAATAGGTGCTTTGGGTTTGTTGTCGGGTATATCATCTAAAAATATGATTTTTGTCCATTTAAATAAAATGAGACAAAGATCACATGTGTAAAAAGGTAAGAGACGAGCTCTATAACTTCGACCTACATATAAACCACGTTTCCGACTTATTACTTTGGCATTTTGATAGTGACAAAGAGGTGGCGGAATATTTCGGCGTGTCTGTTCAAACGGTTCGCAACTGGAAAACCAAGCGCAACTGGCCGCTTTCTGTCGTCCGGCTGCTGTTGGTTATGCATCGTGGCTACCTGCCTACAACCAAGGCATGGCGGGACTTTAAGATAAAAGGGGATGTGATTTACACTCCCGGAGGTCGGGCGATATCGGCTTATGACTTGATGGAACTCGATATAAAGATGTCCCTCGGTCATAACGTCGTTCAGTTCAGGCGAAAAAAAACGAATTCTAGATCTGTTCGTTATTTTCGCAGATTTTCTAATAGGGCATTAATTAAGCCAAAATAAAGCCCCTTGCGGGGCTTTATACATATTATTTTCGACGCACTTTGCGTTTTGTTGTTGGTTTCTTAGCCTCAATAATGCGGCCACCTTTGCCAAATCGAAAACCTTTTTTCAACGTACCGTTTGTTTTTAAAGCCTGTTTTTTAGTTGCCATCTTTCTTTCTCTCTTGTTCTAAAATAGTGATTCTTAAATTATGGGCGTTGGTCACTTTCGTCAGCGATATAGCAACCCATAAACTGATTAACGTGTCCGGGGTAATAGTCCAACCAGCCAATAAACTGAAATCCATCATTTCCCCCTACGGCTTGAGTAGTATTCGAGCAAGTAGCGAAGCATCGAGCGCATGCCAAGCGTATCGATCACTATGGCCCCGATTACCCACCAATACGGCTGCGGTATCTCTTCGAGGCTAGCAAAGCCTTGGTGGACATACTGCGCGTATCCAGGAATGAAACACATCACAATCGGAATGAAGAAGATGAAAAGAAACTCATCTTTCCAGCCTCGGGTTTTGATGCTGAGTTCATCTAGGCTAGTCGCTTGTGTGTCGCCAGCTTGTAGCCTTTCCAAGTTCTTATGGTGTATTTGCTGCTCAAACTCATCTTTTCGTTTGAGCTCGTTTGCCTTGTTTTGTTTGTGCTGGCGGTAGGCTTCGATTCCCCCCGTTAGCAATGTAAAGATACTTGTTATCATAAGATCGCCTCTGTGATGGGTTCGCCGATTAGGTGCCTGTATCGCGTTTTCATCGGTCGGCCAACTCCGCCGAACAGCTTGTAAAGTAGTGGCTGATAACCGCCGATTTTCCAATACACCGTTTCAGCCTCCGGGGTGAGCGTGTAATCTGCGGTGATATGGTGCTCTTGAATAATCAACGGTTGCAGCTCTACGGGCACATGGCCATTCAGCGCGGCGGTGATGTCACTCAGTAATTCGCCCGTAGGTTCGGTAACGACATCGAGCGCACTATCTACGCTTTGCGATAGACGGCCACGGAACCAGCGCCACATGAGATAAAGCAGCACCAGCAAGAACGCCGTTAGAGCCAGTTGTTGATTAAACCGCTGCAATACCATCGCGAATTACCCTGTCACTATATGGCTGCACCCCATTTTCATGCTTGATGATCACCTTAATCAGCGGCGCTAGATGCTGCTGGCCGATTGCGTCATGACGCGAAATATTGAGTGCCTTTTCTGCATGGCGAATATAGGCATCTGTATTGTTTTCATGAGGCGGTGCCCCAGGGCAAGATCATGAACATTTCTTGTACAACGCAAGGTTAAATTTGACCTGAAGCACGGTCTGTGATCTTATGCTCTTCTTTTGGGGAGCGACCATGAATATTAATACCATCAAAGCGCATTTCAGTATCATCCGTGACAAACGGCAAAGTGCAAAAGTTGATTATCCTCTGTTTGATATTTTGTTTGGGTCTATCTGTGCCGTGATAGCCGGAGGTCAAGGCTGGACTGACATTCGTGAATATGTTCTTGGCCACCATGAGTGGTTTCTTAAACAGGGGCTGTTTGAAAACGGTGTGCCTGTCGACGATACCTTTGCTCGTTTGATTGCAAATATTGATCCTGCCGAGTTTCGCGACTGCTTCCTGGGTTGGATGAATGCGGTACATACCATGACGTTTGGTGAGGTGGTTGCCATTGATGGCAAGACTTTGCGCGGCTCCTACGATAGAGACGACAGGCAAAGCACCATCCATATGGTGAGCGCCTATGCAAGTGCTAACCAAATGGTACTGGGTCAACTCAAAACCAACAATAAAAGCAATGAAATTACCGCGATTCCAGAGCTTATTAAGATGCTCGACTTGCGAGGAGCTATCGTGACGATTGATGCGATGGCCTGCCAGACCAAGATTGCCAAGGCGATCACTAGCAAGGGCGGTGATTACTTGTTGGCAGTAAAGGGGAATCAAGGCAAGTTGTCGGCAGCCATACAGACAGCCTTCGCCCCACACCGCCGTGCCCCAATTGACAAAACCACCTATCAAATCGAGAAACAAAAAGGCCGCGTTGAAGCACGTACTTGCCATGTACTCAAGGCTAGTGAGTTAGAGGGTGACTTCTCAACGTGGAGCGGACTCGCCAGTATTGTCATGGTTGAAAATTACCGAGTAGCCAAAGGTAAAGCGCCAAAGTTGGAGTACCGCTACTACATAAGTTCAGCAGACCTGACCGCGGAGCAGGCAGGAAATGCCATTCGAGCCCACTGGGGCATAGAGTCAATGCACTGGATTTTAGA from Vibrio navarrensis encodes the following:
- a CDS encoding YoaH family protein, translated to MFDDLQPLSHQEQQKAVERIQKLMSEGMSTAQAIKIVAEQIRAEYKSNDKATH
- the vxrA gene encoding sensor histidine kinase VxrA yields the protein MFKKRLFSLIINLLILPQIALADSLPERIDRFTELFDYHSAVKSYDIRDMQSTFPTRLLSPESMQPQTASYPLKDIQQLYQLSKTCNGKLPLSPLITEPLVFTRAMCKGSKLTSRWFSRSALIHPGGGTYAARYVEKYPEEKETLKKYMHIQEREEDQGDELLTSLKSMDEETINALISGANMFLEKDNLWLRRGDYYYIFEQEIWSANVEKAGLSLTLASDAGSCFVQRGNICWNLEDHSQVLRISMIVLVIANIMLVAGWAVYRWNSKRQEMKSRMLVLQILTHELRTPIASLSLTVEGFRREFEHLPETVYDEFRRLCEDTRRLRQLAEASKDYLQSDNQPLATEWIPSVEEWLMFKLEDQFPESVQLCIDRDVAAKINVYWLGTCVDNLIRNAVKYGVAPVVLNVSTSDSKLIIEVKDNGVLTSKDWTHLRKPFVSKSGLGLGLTIVESMVGRMGGKMKLIGPPTTFILEIPCETDVATR
- a CDS encoding conjugal transfer protein TraF — its product is MKMKNRYLAAAIATLCGSSVANAANYAIEARSDAMGGVGTVSATYLTAPFFNPALTAVYRRNDDAGMIIPSFGISYNDPDKLVDQIKDLGDLIAASDPGVVDALNNINGDQLDLEIGGVVAFGIPNKFLSATIYGKAYTESFVTPTIAPGPDPDNSYVQAVSVAVTEVGVSLGKYQTFLNQHMAFGVTPKLQRVYTYSYASTFSGYDSGDLRENETAETMFNLDAGALWFYGPFRIGVAAKNLVGRDIKTKEYTFGGTSPATTITSYDYSMRPLYTVGAGIVSDYFTLSVDYDLNEEKKFSAFDDNTQMLRAGIEVDLLRQLQLRGGYMKNMARDTDDTITAGIGISPLNLFELDISARYTNENAMGASINFLATY
- the pntB gene encoding Re/Si-specific NAD(P)(+) transhydrogenase subunit beta, yielding MSAGLVQAAYIVAALFFILSLAGLSKQESARAGNYYGIAGMSIALIATVFSPSAQGFAWVILAMVIGGGIGIHFAKKVEMTEMPELVAILHSFVGMAAVLVGYNSFIAPPQPVSVDVAGMHAEHVIHLVEVFLGVFIGAVTFTGSIVAFGKLRGVISSSPLNLPHKHKMNLAAIVVSTLLMLYFVKTDGSMFALIVMTLIAFAFGYHLVASIGGADMPVVVSMLNSYSGWAAAAAGFMLANDLLIVTGALVGSSGAILSYIMCKAMNRSFTSVIAGGFGQEVVISSDQEYGEHREVSAEDVAEMLKNSTSVIITPGYGMAVAQAQYPVHEITEKLRAQGINVRFGIHPVAGRLPGHMNVLLAEAKVPYDIVLEMDEINEDFSETDTVLVIGANDTVNPAALEDPNSPIAGMPVLEVWHAKNVIVFKRSMNTGYAGVQNPLFYKENTSMLFGDAKESVDAISKAL
- a CDS encoding DUF2861 family protein, with protein sequence MRSLVLTSFVASLFVQPVYGVDWFEKNTPLTQAHKHLLEDDLSGMFDSFVEVWQSSPNDTLKSHLNELLILSLERDCGKSLTKKKLPVWVSGVNIIRQTIQSPGRDTHRLVIDVRSTRSLSNVSITRWIDRSVSADSLFNEVSGDGVTIRENEKRYQKRYNLSGKLESGLYRLLIEAEDGSDWSGWIILGEPTAPQYVRWASKENWKVEKRALMNPYCPLPEMNVGLYDFVNGQYERVWNKTYESDYPESLELEGIPNERYVLAVSLNTKRWQGDIIVEQSQTISRTYDITQE
- a CDS encoding ISAs1 family transposase; protein product: MNINTIKAHFSIIRDKRQSAKVDYPLFDILFGSICAVIAGGQGWTDIREYVLGHHEWFLKQGLFENGVPVDDTFARLIANIDPAEFRDCFLGWMNAVHTMTFGEVVAIDGKTLRGSYDRDDRQSTIHMVSAYASANQMVLGQLKTNNKSNEITAIPELIKMLDLRGAIVTIDAMACQTKIAKAITSKGGDYLLAVKGNQGKLSAAIQTAFAPHRRAPIDKTTYQIEKQKGRVEARTCHVLKASELEGDFSTWSGLASIVMVENYRVAKGKAPKLEYRYYISSADLTAEQAGNAIRAHWGIESMHWILDVSMREDACQIYRQNAAENLAGLRHMALNMLRAEPSKISVPMKQKRCMMNPGFLEQVLVAGFKSMTKF
- a CDS encoding HlyU family transcriptional regulator, producing MGFFSRLFGLETKPIKQQQVEPVEYKGYLIYPESKAEGGQFRVSGRITKGNEGEVKTHHFIRSDLLTSESDANELMIKKSQMFIDQMKDDIFS
- the vxrB gene encoding response regulator transcription factor VxrB codes for the protein MKQTLLLVEDDKNLADGLLVSLEQAGYECLHAESISEVEPLWQKADLVILDRQLPDGDSVSHLPEWKKSKNIPVILLTALVTVKDKVAGLDSGANDYLTKPFAEAELFARIRAQLRSPETSEQLNIDQVVTENLVIDKSTREVFFKGEQITLTRTEFDLLLFLASNLGRVFTRDELLDHVWGYNHFPTTRTVDTHVLQLRQKLPGLEIETLRGVGYKMKG
- a CDS encoding DUF3653 domain-containing protein, which codes for MCKKVRDELYNFDLHINHVSDLLLWHFDSDKEVAEYFGVSVQTVRNWKTKRNWPLSVVRLLLVMHRGYLPTTKAWRDFKIKGDVIYTPGGRAISAYDLMELDIKMSLGHNVVQFRRKKTNSRSVRYFRRFSNRALIKPK
- the pntA gene encoding Re/Si-specific NAD(P)(+) transhydrogenase subunit alpha, which produces MQVGVPRERLAGETRVAASPSSVEQLIKLGFDVVVETQAGALASFDDAAYAAAGAKLVSSEEAWNSELVLKVNAPIVDSENGIDEIGLLQEGATLVSFIWPAQNSQLMEQLSSKKINVLAMDAVPRISRAQALDALSSMANIAGYRAVIEAAHEFGRFFTGQITAAGKVPPAKVFVAGAGVAGLAAIGAAGSLGAIVRAFDVRPEVKEQVESMGAQFLSVDYQETAGSGDGYAKEMSDDFNKKAAELYAAQAKDVDIIITTALIPGKPAPKLITKEMVDSMKPGSVIVDLAAANGGNCEYTVANQVFTTENGVKVIGYTDMVGRLPTQSSQLYATNLVNLFKLLCKEKDGTINIDFEDVVLRGVTVIKDGEVTWPAPPIQVSAQPQSQPKVAAKAEKKAEEPVSPVKKLLGLAAAVGTFAWIASVAPAAFLSHFTVFILACVVGYYVVWNVTHALHTPLMSVTNAISGIIVVGALLQIGQGNGAVTFLAFIAVLIASINIFGGFTVTKRMLEMFRKDK